In one Mucilaginibacter sp. PAMB04168 genomic region, the following are encoded:
- a CDS encoding DUF2264 domain-containing protein, with amino-acid sequence MPLIASGQRKAKQNTRETWLAYMDRIARPVIYNLAQGKLKANMPVEFSEHVDNRASRSRVAYLEAFGRTLSGIAPWLQLEGGSEKEIKLRNQYRQWVVAGIANAVNPQSADYMEWNGGQPLVDASFLALALIRAPWIWEHLDKTAKAQVVAAFLLTRNTVPVYSNWILFTGAIETFFDKYGLDYDPVRVEFAIREFTQHWYTGDGMYADGMSFHLDYYNSIVIQPYLSDILDVMADKQKRYLRERDQVMQIGQRYAQILERSVNTDGSYPTYGRSIVYRGGVFHHLANVALKKQLPSSISPAQVKEALTAVMKKTIDAPQTFTSSGWLNIGLYGKQPGLAEGYITTGSGYLCCTLFLPLGLPDTDDFWSSAPQPWTAVKIWSGQDVPADHALELRK; translated from the coding sequence ATGCCTCTCATAGCATCCGGGCAGCGCAAAGCGAAGCAAAACACCAGGGAAACGTGGTTGGCTTATATGGACCGCATTGCCAGGCCGGTGATATACAACCTGGCGCAGGGCAAGCTGAAGGCCAATATGCCGGTGGAGTTTTCTGAGCATGTCGACAATAGGGCTTCAAGGTCACGGGTTGCTTATTTGGAAGCATTTGGTCGCACACTGTCGGGTATTGCGCCGTGGCTGCAGCTTGAAGGCGGGAGTGAGAAGGAAATAAAGCTGCGTAACCAGTACAGGCAATGGGTAGTGGCGGGCATTGCAAATGCTGTAAATCCGCAATCTGCCGATTACATGGAGTGGAATGGTGGGCAACCGCTGGTAGATGCCTCGTTTCTTGCTTTAGCACTCATCAGGGCACCCTGGATATGGGAGCACCTGGATAAAACGGCAAAAGCCCAGGTGGTGGCAGCTTTTCTGCTTACCCGCAACACTGTTCCGGTATATAGCAACTGGATATTGTTTACAGGAGCTATTGAGACGTTTTTTGATAAATACGGTTTAGACTACGACCCTGTAAGAGTAGAATTTGCAATCAGAGAGTTTACACAGCATTGGTACACAGGCGATGGGATGTATGCAGATGGAATGAGCTTTCACCTCGATTACTATAATAGTATTGTTATTCAGCCTTACCTCAGCGATATTTTGGATGTAATGGCAGATAAACAAAAACGCTACCTGCGTGAAAGGGATCAGGTAATGCAAATTGGGCAGCGGTATGCACAAATTTTGGAACGCTCGGTTAATACAGACGGTAGTTATCCTACGTATGGCCGTTCAATCGTTTACCGCGGAGGAGTATTTCATCACCTGGCCAACGTAGCGCTTAAAAAACAATTGCCGTCGTCTATTTCACCGGCGCAGGTAAAAGAAGCTTTGACAGCTGTTATGAAAAAGACCATAGATGCGCCGCAAACCTTCACCAGTTCCGGCTGGCTAAATATTGGTTTGTATGGTAAACAGCCTGGCCTGGCCGAAGGATATATAACCACCGGGAGCGGCTACCTTTGTTGCACACTGTTCCTGCCTTTGGGCTTACCCGATACTGATGATTTCTGGTCGTCGGCGCCGCAGCCATGGACGGCGGTAAAAATCTGGAGTGGACAGGATGTGCCTGCCGACCATGCCCTGGAACTTAGAAAATAA
- a CDS encoding family 43 glycosylhydrolase: protein MNLNRISIISSLVLSLSLHFLYMVPLNAKPVANTVPQPEAYLFVYFTGNGKGEEEIRFAISKDGYHFKSLNRNQPVLSSTEISASGGVRDPHILRTHDQKGFYMVATDMVSAKGWDSNRGIVLMKSKDLIKWTTSRINIPESFKEFQGVNRVWAPQTIYDPVHKKYMIYFSMRKGSEPDKIYYAYANKDFTGLETEPRQLFFHPDSNACIDGDIILKDGKYHLTFKTEGSTKGLGIAVSKSLTTGYQLAKQGIQQTTDPVEGAGVFKLNGSNTYILMYDIYTKGKYQFTKTTDFEHFTVVDEQVSMDFHPRHGTVMPITKTEAEALMDKWFSADDVFSTLKGPGIKANNLVLDTAAKMVSVPVNDNITASAFKGSFLNLPGLNVKKLTVNEAKGTLNYRVQIGSTPAVTYQVSLKKFHNPVLPGYFADPEIMYSEKNRLFYLYPTSDGFTGWSGTYFKAFSSPDLVTWKDEGVILDLNKDVSWAKRNAWAPCIIEKKIDGKFKYFYYYTAAQKIGVAVADDPAGPFKDTGKPLVENRPEGTRGGQLIDPDVFTDPQTGKSYLYWGNGYLAGAELNADMISMKAGTTVLLTPDRTFREGTYVFYRNGQYYFTWSEDDTRSVNYKVRYGTSSGPLSKITVPENNIVISKSDEKGIYGTGHNSVIQVPGKDEWYLVYHRFTYPTGIKMGSAAGYNREVCIDRLTFKADGSIQPVTPTHEGIKAVTVR, encoded by the coding sequence ATGAATCTTAACAGAATCAGCATTATCTCAAGCCTCGTGCTATCCTTATCGCTACATTTCTTGTACATGGTACCGCTCAATGCCAAGCCGGTTGCCAATACTGTTCCCCAACCTGAAGCTTACCTGTTCGTTTACTTTACCGGCAACGGAAAAGGGGAGGAGGAAATTCGCTTTGCCATTAGTAAAGATGGCTATCATTTCAAATCCCTTAACCGGAATCAGCCAGTTTTAAGCAGTACCGAAATCAGTGCTTCTGGCGGTGTAAGAGATCCTCATATCCTACGTACTCATGATCAAAAAGGTTTTTATATGGTTGCAACCGACATGGTGTCGGCTAAAGGCTGGGATTCTAACCGTGGAATCGTCCTGATGAAATCGAAAGATTTAATCAAGTGGACTACAAGCCGGATCAACATTCCCGAATCCTTCAAAGAATTTCAAGGAGTTAACCGGGTGTGGGCACCGCAAACTATCTATGACCCGGTACATAAAAAGTATATGATCTATTTTTCAATGCGCAAGGGGAGCGAGCCAGACAAGATTTACTACGCTTATGCAAACAAAGATTTTACCGGTCTCGAAACCGAACCACGCCAGCTTTTCTTTCATCCCGACAGCAACGCCTGTATCGATGGAGACATCATTTTGAAGGATGGCAAATACCATTTAACTTTTAAAACCGAAGGCAGCACCAAAGGGTTAGGCATTGCCGTTTCCAAAAGTCTTACCACGGGTTACCAGCTGGCTAAGCAAGGCATACAACAAACTACCGACCCGGTTGAAGGAGCTGGTGTTTTTAAGCTTAACGGAAGCAACACCTATATATTAATGTATGATATTTACACCAAAGGAAAATATCAGTTTACAAAAACTACAGATTTTGAGCATTTTACTGTTGTTGATGAGCAGGTATCTATGGATTTTCACCCGCGGCATGGTACCGTTATGCCCATTACGAAAACCGAAGCCGAAGCGCTGATGGACAAATGGTTTTCAGCCGATGATGTATTTTCAACCCTTAAGGGGCCTGGCATTAAAGCGAATAACTTAGTGTTAGATACGGCTGCCAAAATGGTAAGTGTTCCAGTAAATGATAACATTACTGCCAGTGCATTTAAAGGCTCTTTCTTAAATCTGCCGGGCCTTAACGTTAAAAAGTTGACGGTTAACGAGGCTAAGGGAACCTTAAATTATCGGGTACAAATAGGTAGCACACCGGCAGTTACTTATCAAGTTAGCCTTAAAAAGTTTCATAACCCCGTATTGCCCGGTTACTTTGCAGATCCGGAAATTATGTATTCGGAAAAGAACCGGCTATTTTATCTTTATCCCACATCTGATGGGTTTACCGGATGGAGTGGTACTTACTTTAAGGCGTTCTCATCGCCCGACTTAGTGACCTGGAAAGATGAAGGTGTTATTTTAGACCTGAACAAGGACGTGAGTTGGGCCAAAAGAAATGCTTGGGCACCCTGCATTATTGAAAAAAAGATAGATGGGAAATTTAAGTACTTTTATTATTACACCGCAGCACAGAAAATTGGTGTAGCGGTAGCCGATGATCCCGCCGGACCGTTTAAAGACACCGGTAAGCCTCTTGTTGAAAATCGCCCTGAAGGAACGAGGGGAGGCCAGCTGATTGATCCGGATGTTTTCACTGACCCTCAGACCGGTAAAAGTTATTTGTATTGGGGAAACGGTTATCTCGCCGGAGCTGAACTTAATGCCGACATGATTTCTATGAAGGCGGGCACCACAGTACTATTAACACCCGACCGAACTTTTAGAGAAGGAACATACGTCTTTTACCGCAACGGCCAGTATTATTTCACTTGGTCTGAAGATGACACGCGGAGTGTTAATTATAAAGTAAGATACGGTACGTCGTCGGGCCCCCTTTCCAAGATCACTGTACCGGAGAATAACATTGTTATTTCTAAATCGGATGAAAAAGGTATTTATGGAACTGGTCATAACTCCGTAATTCAAGTTCCCGGCAAAGATGAATGGTATCTTGTTTATCATCGCTTTACATATCCCACTGGTATAAAAATGGGCAGTGCTGCCGGTTACAATCGCGAGGTATGCATAGACCGGCTTACCTTTAAGGCCGACGGCAGCATCCAGCCTGTTACACCTACCCATGAGGGTATAAAAGCTGTAACAGTACGGTAG
- a CDS encoding GntR family transcriptional regulator gives MLNWTPNFVALLPLDLQLTNLIISKLKRHELKQGDLLPAVRELSNQTLVSVFVIQQAYSKLKIMGIINTDIINENPILTYNQ, from the coding sequence ATGTTGAACTGGACACCAAATTTCGTGGCATTGCTTCCTTTAGATTTGCAGCTAACAAACTTGATCATTTCCAAGCTTAAGCGGCACGAGTTAAAACAGGGAGATTTATTACCTGCAGTAAGAGAATTAAGCAACCAAACGCTTGTGTCGGTTTTTGTTATTCAACAGGCTTATTCAAAATTGAAAATTATGGGTATAATTAATACTGATATTATCAATGAAAATCCAATCCTCACTTACAACCAATAA
- a CDS encoding two-component regulator propeller domain-containing protein: protein MNNILYKKYSFCILMLLFTSYFTFGSEQVRCLGIEKGLSNNSVTAIFKDYYGYMWFGTYDGLNRYDGQKFKIFRNSWGDVSSLGNNHITTLTGNARELVVGTQKGLFRYDYRSAKFAPLQYHFTKPIGHRPVTASINSLVSGKDGTVYAGAEKLGLLLYRGKNAVCQKVVGVNESTYTVQALALDTDDQLFAFVANEGLFRLNKKNNVLQPVNRELGSATCMLFDRFNNQVWIGTENGLYYYDQKDGILHQYQSSLGKLSSYNITDLNYDSQGNLWVSTNGGGINILNIKQEKLTYLTPGREQGRLRSGAISAVYMDNESRKWIATLRGGVNIVEPDNGNFKQYRHDPFNKNSVVNDFILSFCEDERRNIWIGTDGGGLSYWNRKTNAYQNFVHSTDPKSLQSNFVVSVVKDYTNRIWVASFSGGIDAFNPNTNSFIHYTCYNPVRKAAEKNMWKLFEDSKHNLWAGATRGGALYKYNRVKDCFEIYDNTLTDIHVIFEDAAGTLWAGDYADLISISPNTRTTTRYNVGYALRAISQSDRSSLWIGTEGGGLLRFNLSSHRFERYTQKDGLAGNSVLNTLVANNGDLWCSTYNGLSRLDVKRRVFTNYNGSDGLQSNQFNYNAALKLRSGELLFGGISGFNLFDPDSIRSVARSPKLRINDVRIGNATVNGSSEFTDGKPIAQLREITVPYNEATIAIEYTALEYSLPDKINYAYYLEGWDHGWNSVGKLQTAYYTRLNEGSYRLHIKASDTQGKWSAGQLTIEITILPPWYRTWWAYLLYIGVGGATLYWFWLYRSRQQQLRYEVQIANLNMEREKELNEKKLSFFTNVSHEFRTPLTLIINPIKDLLSQNKGQNDELNVIYRNARRLLGLVDHLLLFRKTETENASLRVSRMNFVTICNEVFMCFTHQAKIKHLKYTLVVSNEQMEVYADREKIEIALFNLISNAIKFTPDGGEIQVMVHDDGSQVFFEIADSGIGISADVGEMLFDKFFRIKDKHYSKTGFGIGLYLVKNFIDSHFGKIYYHASKLGGTTFIMSLPKGNAHFSEEQIDETIISPTHINELIDHDNKDILPEEESNNLELLISDKQTILVIDDNDQIRNYIKKLLTPEYRVIESEDGQAGLKLIKINLPDLVLSDIVMGELNGIELCKILKDDNATNHIPIILLTGNATPELMLKSINEGAADFISKPFEKDVLLAKVKSVLRSKKELQNYFYQEITSKNTIKNVSEEHKDFLYKCISIIEAHLTDPAFDVESLARMMKMSYPTLFKRIKSTTGKSINNFIRFVRLRKAAELLIRTNCNVNEAAFQVGINDLKYFREQFHKQFDLNPSEFLKKHRANFQTTYRVE, encoded by the coding sequence ATGAATAACATACTTTACAAAAAGTATTCATTCTGTATTTTAATGCTGCTTTTCACTTCCTACTTTACGTTTGGTAGTGAGCAGGTACGTTGTTTAGGTATCGAGAAAGGGTTGTCCAACAACTCTGTTACTGCCATTTTTAAGGATTACTATGGCTACATGTGGTTTGGAACATACGATGGTCTGAACCGATACGACGGCCAAAAATTTAAAATATTTCGTAACAGTTGGGGAGACGTTAGCTCGCTCGGAAACAATCACATTACTACCTTAACGGGCAACGCACGTGAACTTGTTGTAGGTACCCAAAAAGGTCTTTTTCGTTATGATTATCGTTCAGCAAAGTTTGCTCCTTTACAATATCATTTTACAAAACCTATTGGGCATAGGCCTGTAACCGCAAGTATCAATTCGCTGGTGAGCGGTAAAGATGGAACGGTATATGCCGGCGCCGAAAAACTTGGGCTGCTGCTATACCGGGGCAAAAATGCTGTTTGCCAAAAAGTAGTAGGGGTAAATGAAAGTACTTATACAGTACAGGCTTTAGCTTTGGATACTGATGATCAGCTTTTTGCTTTTGTAGCTAATGAGGGCCTTTTCAGGCTAAATAAAAAGAACAATGTTTTACAACCTGTAAACCGTGAATTAGGCTCGGCTACCTGCATGTTGTTTGATAGGTTTAACAACCAAGTTTGGATCGGTACAGAAAACGGGCTTTACTACTATGACCAAAAAGACGGCATTCTGCACCAGTATCAATCATCATTGGGCAAGCTCTCCAGTTATAACATAACTGATCTTAATTATGATAGTCAAGGAAATTTATGGGTGAGTACAAATGGTGGAGGTATTAATATTCTCAATATTAAACAAGAAAAGCTAACTTACCTTACGCCCGGCAGAGAACAGGGCAGGCTGCGGAGCGGTGCAATAAGTGCCGTATATATGGATAACGAGTCGCGCAAATGGATTGCCACTTTGAGGGGTGGGGTAAATATTGTTGAACCCGACAACGGAAACTTTAAGCAGTACCGCCATGACCCTTTCAACAAGAATAGTGTAGTCAACGATTTTATTCTGTCTTTTTGCGAAGACGAACGCCGGAATATATGGATAGGTACAGATGGTGGCGGCTTGAGCTATTGGAACCGCAAAACAAATGCTTATCAAAACTTTGTACATAGTACAGATCCAAAAAGCCTTCAAAGTAATTTTGTGGTAAGTGTTGTTAAGGATTACACCAACCGCATTTGGGTTGCAAGTTTTAGCGGCGGCATTGATGCTTTTAATCCTAATACAAATTCATTTATTCATTACACGTGTTACAATCCAGTACGTAAAGCGGCCGAAAAGAACATGTGGAAGCTGTTTGAGGATTCGAAGCATAACTTGTGGGCCGGCGCTACACGGGGCGGGGCGTTATATAAGTACAACCGGGTAAAAGACTGTTTTGAGATTTACGACAACACATTAACGGATATACATGTCATTTTTGAAGATGCAGCCGGAACGCTTTGGGCAGGTGACTATGCTGATCTGATTAGCATAAGCCCCAACACTCGAACAACTACTCGGTATAATGTTGGATACGCTTTAAGAGCCATCTCACAAAGTGATCGCAGCAGCCTGTGGATTGGCACAGAAGGAGGTGGCCTGCTCCGGTTTAATTTAAGCTCGCACCGTTTTGAACGCTATACCCAAAAGGATGGCTTGGCTGGCAATTCGGTTCTAAACACGCTGGTTGCTAACAATGGCGATTTGTGGTGCAGTACTTATAATGGCCTGTCGAGGCTTGATGTTAAGCGCCGCGTTTTTACAAATTATAATGGATCTGATGGTTTGCAAAGCAATCAGTTTAATTACAATGCTGCATTAAAGTTGAGGTCCGGGGAGTTGCTGTTCGGTGGCATTTCCGGCTTTAATCTTTTTGATCCGGATAGCATCAGGTCTGTAGCCAGAAGTCCCAAATTGAGGATTAACGATGTTCGCATCGGCAATGCAACCGTAAACGGGAGTAGTGAATTTACCGATGGAAAGCCTATTGCACAGTTAAGGGAGATTACTGTACCCTATAACGAAGCTACCATTGCAATTGAGTATACAGCACTGGAATATTCATTGCCGGATAAAATAAATTACGCCTATTATCTTGAAGGCTGGGATCATGGTTGGAATTCGGTTGGCAAATTGCAAACGGCGTATTATACCCGTTTAAATGAGGGTAGTTACCGCCTGCATATCAAAGCTTCTGATACGCAGGGTAAGTGGTCGGCCGGGCAGTTAACTATCGAAATCACCATTTTGCCGCCATGGTACCGAACCTGGTGGGCATATCTGCTGTATATCGGCGTTGGAGGCGCCACTTTATATTGGTTCTGGTTATACCGGAGTCGCCAACAGCAGCTCAGGTATGAAGTGCAGATTGCGAATCTGAATATGGAGCGTGAAAAAGAGTTGAATGAGAAGAAGCTCTCCTTTTTTACCAATGTCTCTCATGAGTTTCGCACACCGCTTACGCTTATCATCAATCCAATAAAAGATCTGCTGAGCCAAAACAAAGGCCAAAACGACGAACTTAATGTTATTTATCGAAATGCCCGCCGATTATTGGGGCTTGTAGACCACCTGCTTTTATTCCGCAAAACCGAGACAGAGAACGCAAGTCTTCGGGTATCCAGAATGAATTTTGTAACCATCTGTAATGAGGTGTTTATGTGCTTTACTCATCAGGCAAAAATAAAGCACCTTAAGTACACGCTGGTTGTTTCCAATGAGCAGATGGAGGTTTATGCCGACCGCGAAAAAATTGAGATAGCACTTTTTAATCTCATATCTAATGCCATAAAATTTACCCCCGATGGCGGCGAAATCCAGGTGATGGTGCACGACGATGGCAGCCAGGTGTTTTTCGAAATCGCAGATAGTGGCATTGGCATTAGCGCTGATGTCGGCGAAATGTTGTTTGATAAATTTTTCAGAATAAAGGATAAGCATTATTCTAAAACCGGATTTGGAATAGGCCTGTACTTGGTTAAGAATTTTATTGACAGTCACTTCGGCAAGATCTATTACCATGCGAGCAAACTGGGAGGTACAACTTTTATCATGAGTTTGCCTAAAGGCAATGCTCATTTCTCTGAAGAACAAATCGATGAAACAATTATCTCCCCAACGCACATAAACGAATTAATCGATCATGACAATAAAGACATTCTTCCGGAGGAGGAGAGTAATAATCTGGAATTACTAATTTCTGATAAACAAACTATCCTGGTGATTGATGACAATGACCAGATCCGGAATTATATCAAAAAACTCCTGACGCCTGAATACAGGGTGATTGAATCGGAAGATGGGCAGGCCGGATTGAAATTAATTAAGATAAACTTACCTGATCTGGTGCTTAGTGATATAGTGATGGGTGAACTTAACGGTATTGAACTGTGCAAAATACTTAAAGACGATAACGCGACCAATCATATTCCCATCATACTGCTTACCGGAAATGCCACGCCGGAGTTGATGTTGAAGAGTATCAATGAAGGTGCAGCAGACTTTATCAGTAAGCCGTTTGAGAAGGATGTTTTGCTTGCAAAAGTTAAAAGTGTGCTCCGCAGCAAAAAAGAGTTGCAGAATTACTTTTACCAGGAGATAACCTCTAAGAATACTATTAAAAATGTTTCAGAAGAGCATAAGGATTTTCTTTATAAATGTATCAGCATAATTGAGGCGCATCTTACCGATCCTGCATTTGACGTAGAGAGCTTGGCCAGGATGATGAAGATGAGTTATCCTACGTTATTTAAGCGTATCAAGTCAACCACCGGTAAATCCATTAACAACTTTATACGCTTTGTTCGCCTACGTAAGGCTGCCGAATTGTTGATCCGTACAAACTGTAATGTTAATGAGGCAGCGTTTCAGGTAGGAATAAACGATCTGAAATATTTTCGCGAACAATTTCACAAACAATTTGACCTCAACCCATCCGAGTTTCTGAAAAAGCACCGGGCTAATTTCCAAACCACCTACCGGGTGGAGTAA
- a CDS encoding glucuronyl hydrolase, giving the protein MRLTSIAIVCLIGILTISSTYAQKATGFKKDKALLGSLSQQFKDGGSQYKLLAARLKADRFPKTYYAKTDSLETSGSGWWCSGFYPGTLFYLYRQTHDKALLAEANRILLPLEKEQYNKSTHDLGFMMYCSFGNALKVDPKPRYKQILLNSAKSLCTRFDPKVGCIKSWDSKKPEFLVIIDNMMNLELLFWATRVTGDSSFYKIALTHANTTMKNHFRADYSSYHVIDYNPQTGAVQQKRTAQGYANESAWARGQAWGLYGYTVMYRHTRDKKYLVQANHIAQFILGHPNLPKDKIPYWDFNAPDIPRALRDASAGAVMASALLELCTYTDKAMAQRYFGSAQTMLKSLSAAPYKAALGSNGGFILQHSVGHIPQGTEVDVPLTYADYYFIEALERYKTL; this is encoded by the coding sequence ATGCGATTAACAAGTATTGCAATTGTTTGCCTGATAGGTATTTTGACCATATCATCAACGTACGCACAAAAGGCCACGGGCTTCAAGAAAGATAAGGCGCTGCTGGGTTCCTTAAGCCAGCAGTTTAAGGATGGCGGGTCCCAGTACAAGCTGCTGGCTGCGCGGTTGAAGGCAGACCGCTTCCCTAAAACCTACTATGCCAAAACCGACAGTTTGGAGACCAGCGGCTCGGGCTGGTGGTGCAGCGGCTTTTACCCCGGCACGCTCTTTTACCTGTACAGGCAAACCCATGATAAGGCACTGCTGGCCGAGGCCAACCGTATCCTTTTGCCACTGGAAAAAGAACAGTATAACAAATCGACCCATGATCTGGGCTTTATGATGTACTGCAGCTTTGGCAACGCCTTAAAGGTTGACCCCAAGCCCCGCTATAAGCAAATACTGCTGAACAGCGCCAAATCCCTGTGCACCCGTTTTGACCCCAAGGTGGGCTGCATTAAATCATGGGATTCCAAAAAGCCGGAGTTTTTGGTGATCATTGATAACATGATGAATTTGGAACTGCTGTTCTGGGCCACCCGGGTAACCGGTGATTCGAGCTTTTACAAGATAGCGTTAACCCATGCCAATACCACAATGAAGAACCACTTCAGAGCCGATTACAGCTCATACCATGTTATCGACTATAACCCCCAGACAGGCGCCGTACAACAAAAGCGTACCGCCCAGGGCTACGCCAATGAGTCGGCCTGGGCCCGGGGGCAGGCCTGGGGCTTGTATGGCTATACGGTAATGTACCGCCATACCCGCGATAAGAAGTACCTGGTGCAGGCCAATCACATTGCGCAGTTTATCCTGGGCCACCCCAACCTGCCAAAAGACAAGATACCGTACTGGGATTTCAATGCGCCTGACATTCCCAGGGCCTTGAGGGATGCCTCGGCAGGAGCGGTGATGGCATCGGCCCTGCTGGAGCTGTGCACTTATACGGATAAAGCCATGGCACAGCGCTACTTCGGCAGTGCGCAAACGATGCTCAAAAGCCTGTCGGCAGCGCCATACAAGGCAGCACTGGGCAGTAACGGCGGCTTTATTCTGCAGCACAGCGTTGGGCACATACCCCAGGGCACCGAAGTGGATGTACCCCTTACCTATGCCGACTACTACTTTATAGAGGCACTGGAGCGGTATAAAACATTGTAG
- a CDS encoding alpha-L-arabinofuranosidase — protein sequence MKTPKKLAIALWLALAVQACKKEEAQAPPNATENNQFEAASKSTAAVSSIDPQLPATTGFFMDSWQTRTFNVASYLDLQKPTYSSVTVTVNPNQVVSKVPSYIYGNNANAYMGPMVNEPVLLNHVTNLAPRIIRVPGGSFSDTYFWNRSPEQKPTDVPDQLYDPSGNVIPAGGYWYGRNTGTWTCTLDNYYQMLQTTRSTGLITVNYGYARYGTSAHPVQTAAHLAADWVRYDKGRTKYWEVGNECFGNWEAGFIIDVTKNKDGQPKIITGQLYGKHFKVFADSMRKAAAEIGSTIKIGAVMIDRSEASGEEVSNWNDGVLAAAGNAPDYYSVHNYYTPYAQNSTPSIILNSAATVTRDIMDWMKTSAVKAGVIQKPVALTEWNIFAEGSKQMISNISGLHSALVLGELIKNQYGVACRWDLANNGAQGGNDMGMLNAKAANTVADPKWNPRPAFYYMYYFQKFFGDRMVASTVQGNTDVVSYASTFSSGQVGVVLVNKSNKGQAVTINTNNYTPGAYYYYYTLQGGTDDPNFSRKVYVNGATTAGAEGGPLSYAYLPPYRSATQGGIKVWLPAYGAVFSIVSKP from the coding sequence ATGAAAACCCCTAAAAAATTAGCTATTGCGTTATGGCTTGCGCTAGCTGTGCAAGCTTGTAAAAAAGAAGAGGCACAGGCGCCGCCGAATGCAACCGAAAACAACCAGTTTGAGGCAGCGTCTAAATCTACTGCTGCTGTTTCGTCAATTGACCCGCAGTTGCCGGCTACTACCGGATTTTTTATGGACAGTTGGCAAACTCGAACCTTTAATGTTGCCAGCTACCTAGATTTACAAAAACCCACCTATTCATCAGTTACGGTTACTGTTAACCCAAACCAGGTAGTTAGCAAGGTTCCAAGTTACATTTATGGCAACAACGCTAATGCATATATGGGGCCTATGGTTAACGAGCCTGTACTACTTAATCATGTTACTAACTTAGCTCCCCGTATAATACGTGTTCCGGGTGGTAGCTTTTCTGATACTTACTTCTGGAACCGTTCTCCCGAGCAAAAGCCTACTGACGTTCCGGATCAGTTATATGATCCATCAGGCAACGTAATACCAGCCGGTGGTTACTGGTATGGCCGTAACACTGGCACCTGGACCTGTACTCTTGATAATTACTACCAAATGCTGCAAACCACCCGCAGCACCGGCCTTATCACAGTAAATTATGGCTACGCACGTTATGGCACCAGCGCACACCCGGTACAAACTGCAGCACATTTAGCCGCCGATTGGGTACGCTATGATAAAGGCCGTACCAAATATTGGGAAGTGGGTAACGAATGTTTTGGCAATTGGGAAGCAGGTTTTATTATTGATGTTACTAAAAACAAAGACGGACAACCCAAAATCATAACCGGGCAGCTATATGGTAAGCATTTTAAAGTTTTTGCCGATTCGATGCGCAAAGCTGCCGCCGAGATTGGCTCTACTATTAAAATTGGTGCCGTAATGATTGACCGCAGTGAGGCCAGCGGAGAAGAAGTGAGCAATTGGAACGACGGCGTTTTAGCCGCCGCCGGTAATGCTCCTGACTACTACTCGGTACACAACTATTACACGCCTTATGCGCAAAACTCCACGCCTTCAATTATTTTAAACTCAGCTGCGACCGTAACACGTGACATTATGGACTGGATGAAAACCAGTGCAGTAAAGGCAGGCGTTATACAAAAGCCGGTTGCTTTAACCGAGTGGAATATTTTTGCCGAAGGCTCAAAACAAATGATATCCAACATATCGGGCCTGCATTCGGCACTGGTTTTAGGCGAGCTCATTAAAAACCAATACGGTGTTGCCTGCCGCTGGGACTTAGCCAATAATGGCGCCCAAGGTGGTAACGACATGGGAATGCTTAATGCCAAAGCTGCCAACACGGTAGCCGACCCTAAATGGAATCCGCGTCCGGCGTTCTATTATATGTACTATTTCCAAAAGTTTTTTGGTGACCGCATGGTAGCTTCAACCGTACAAGGAAATACAGATGTAGTAAGTTATGCCTCTACTTTTTCATCAGGCCAGGTAGGCGTTGTACTGGTTAACAAAAGCAACAAGGGGCAGGCTGTTACCATAAATACTAACAATTACACGCCCGGCGCCTATTATTACTACTACACGCTACAGGGCGGAACTGATGATCCAAATTTTTCTCGTAAGGTATATGTAAATGGCGCAACCACAGCTGGCGCCGAAGGCGGACCTTTAAGCTATGCCTATCTCCCACCGTACCGTTCAGCCACACAAGGTGGTATTAAGGTTTGGCTGCCGGCTTATGGCGCCGTATTTAGTATAGTAAGTAAACCATAA